In Streptomyces sp. NBC_01717, one DNA window encodes the following:
- a CDS encoding DUF5994 family protein: protein MSTILDRTAPRDFAAKYPARLSLTPKTTLAGQLDGAWWPFSRDLEAELPPLAAALEEPWGRVTRVTVNPTRWLVVPHTVAVDGRMLHVGWFTEQDPDKLILLSYTAGRWDLLVISPETEPAAAARLMAAAAIPGSVLTAGVLMTNESVIGRGIRDAVRREATWEGEGGACMPPFGNPMGRSALPLPENGWR, encoded by the coding sequence ATGAGCACCATCCTCGACCGGACCGCGCCCCGCGACTTCGCCGCAAAGTACCCGGCTCGCTTGTCCCTCACCCCGAAGACCACGCTCGCCGGCCAGCTGGACGGGGCCTGGTGGCCCTTCTCCCGCGACCTCGAAGCCGAGCTTCCACCGCTCGCCGCCGCCCTGGAGGAACCCTGGGGCCGCGTTACTCGCGTCACCGTGAACCCCACCCGCTGGCTCGTCGTACCGCACACGGTTGCCGTGGACGGGCGCATGCTGCACGTGGGCTGGTTCACCGAACAGGACCCCGACAAGCTGATCCTGCTCTCCTACACCGCCGGCCGCTGGGACCTCCTCGTCATCTCGCCCGAGACCGAACCCGCCGCTGCGGCCCGCCTGATGGCCGCCGCAGCGATCCCGGGCAGCGTCCTCACCGCAGGCGTCCTAATGACCAACGAATCCGTCATCGGGCGCGGCATCCGTGATGCCGTGCGCCGGGAAGCCACCTGGGAGGGCGAAGGCGGGGCCTGCATGCCCCCCTTCGGGAACCCGATGGGACGAAGCGCCCTGCCGCTGCCCGAAAACGGCTGGAGGTGA
- a CDS encoding DUF6879 family protein, whose amino-acid sequence MQDAVPASQILDFFQEGFEHTAWRLETRRGYAADQETDEYEQFLNGIVPPRDEDGPWFVNAREQTAQGKRIERVRLVDEPATDNQRYLLATTPDNLAAGEDIRYMLRSDAEELKLPRFDFWLFDSRVLATFNWEDSSRRLELTTAPELVVRACQARDAAWHFAIRHAEFSARVPSRM is encoded by the coding sequence ATGCAGGATGCCGTGCCCGCCTCGCAGATCCTCGACTTCTTCCAGGAGGGGTTCGAGCACACCGCCTGGCGGTTGGAGACGCGCCGCGGCTACGCAGCCGACCAGGAAACGGACGAGTACGAGCAGTTCCTGAACGGCATCGTTCCGCCCCGTGACGAGGACGGACCGTGGTTCGTCAACGCGCGGGAACAGACCGCACAGGGCAAGCGGATCGAGCGCGTGCGCCTGGTCGATGAGCCAGCGACGGACAATCAGCGCTACCTCCTCGCCACCACGCCGGACAACCTGGCCGCTGGCGAGGACATCCGGTACATGTTGCGGTCGGACGCGGAGGAGTTGAAGCTGCCGAGGTTCGACTTCTGGCTGTTCGACTCCCGTGTCCTCGCCACGTTCAACTGGGAGGACAGCAGTCGCCGCCTGGAGCTGACAACTGCCCCAGAGCTGGTTGTCCGAGCGTGCCAGGCCCGCGATGCGGCCTGGCATTTTGCCATCAGGCACGCGGAGTTCAGTGCGCGGGTACCGTCCCGTATGTGA
- a CDS encoding DUF5994 family protein, with amino-acid sequence MADSDIPHTPPLLLPDAIHQAVKPGTALLRLETTRSREGLLDGAWWPRTRDIETELPALISVLTGHLGPITRVGLDASAWNGLPTRLVIDDQVVHLDSDPVGDDTVLITRGDNDLFALLVVPPDTTADAAREAMARAVRADNITQAAQILIATTPEPE; translated from the coding sequence ATGGCTGACTCCGACATCCCCCACACGCCCCCACTACTCCTGCCGGATGCGATCCACCAGGCGGTCAAACCGGGTACGGCCCTGCTGCGGCTGGAGACCACGCGGTCTCGGGAGGGGCTCCTGGACGGCGCGTGGTGGCCGCGCACGCGCGACATCGAGACCGAGCTGCCCGCGCTGATCAGCGTGCTGACCGGGCATCTCGGGCCGATCACCCGGGTGGGTCTGGACGCGTCCGCCTGGAACGGCCTCCCCACCCGCCTGGTCATCGACGACCAGGTCGTGCACCTCGATTCCGACCCGGTCGGCGACGACACCGTCCTCATCACCCGCGGCGACAACGACCTCTTCGCCCTGCTGGTGGTTCCCCCGGACACCACCGCCGACGCCGCCCGCGAAGCGATGGCCCGCGCCGTCCGCGCCGACAACATCACCCAGGCCGCTCAGATCCTCATCGCCACCACGCCCGAACCCGAGTAG
- a CDS encoding ice-binding family protein, translating into MPVSPNQGSTGGGDAVTLTGGHFTGTTAVHYGTRQATSFTVVSDTTTDTITPSGHGAVPVSVTTAGGTGIVGTFFYLPPPSFRIDPPPAGPLGGGNTVIFTGLGLSTTSEVRFGTQTAAFTVDSDGQLTVTVPAAASAGPVGVTVTTRGGIASGVVYTYLNSPSVTVITLDSGPVDGGNLVVITGTAFSYTTSVTFDGTPVLSFRVASDTEIDAVVPAGALGQADVSVTTLGGTTTASNAYTYLGLFAVLGGASVTNTSLSNVTGDLGVSPGVSITGFPPGQVNGSIHNSDAVAVAGHADLVTTYNDALGQIPDGSITGDIGGLTLTPGVYNAASSIALTGTLTLDAQGDRNADWIFQIGSTLTTATASHVLLINGATARNVIWLIGSSATLGTGTDFAGRVLAQTSITVTTGVTVNGQVLAIDGSVTLDTNTVTRPW; encoded by the coding sequence ATGCCAGTCTCGCCGAACCAAGGATCCACCGGCGGGGGCGACGCGGTGACCCTCACCGGCGGCCACTTCACCGGCACCACCGCCGTGCACTACGGCACCCGCCAGGCGACGAGCTTCACGGTCGTCAGCGACACCACGACCGACACCATCACCCCTTCCGGTCACGGCGCCGTCCCGGTCTCCGTCACAACCGCCGGCGGAACGGGGATTGTGGGCACCTTCTTCTACCTGCCGCCGCCCTCCTTCCGCATCGACCCGCCTCCCGCGGGCCCTCTGGGAGGCGGCAATACAGTGATCTTCACCGGTCTCGGCCTCTCCACCACGAGCGAGGTCAGATTCGGCACGCAGACCGCCGCGTTCACCGTCGACTCCGACGGCCAGCTCACCGTGACCGTCCCAGCGGCGGCCTCCGCGGGTCCGGTAGGGGTCACCGTCACCACCAGGGGCGGAATCGCCAGCGGAGTCGTCTATACCTATCTCAACTCGCCTTCCGTCACCGTCATCACCCTCGACTCGGGACCAGTGGACGGCGGCAATCTCGTCGTCATCACCGGGACCGCGTTCTCCTACACCACCAGCGTCACCTTCGACGGCACCCCCGTCCTCTCCTTCCGGGTCGCCTCCGACACCGAGATCGACGCCGTGGTGCCCGCCGGGGCGCTCGGGCAGGCCGATGTCTCCGTCACCACCCTCGGCGGCACCACCACCGCTTCGAACGCGTACACCTATCTGGGGCTCTTCGCGGTCCTGGGCGGAGCGTCGGTCACCAACACCAGCCTCTCCAACGTCACCGGAGATCTCGGAGTGAGCCCGGGAGTGTCCATCACCGGATTCCCGCCCGGCCAGGTCAACGGAAGCATCCACAACTCGGACGCCGTCGCCGTCGCAGGCCATGCCGACCTGGTCACGACGTACAACGACGCCCTCGGCCAGATCCCGGACGGCAGCATCACCGGAGACATCGGCGGCCTCACACTGACCCCCGGCGTCTACAACGCCGCCTCTTCCATCGCGCTCACCGGCACGCTCACGCTGGATGCCCAGGGAGACCGCAACGCCGACTGGATCTTCCAGATCGGATCGACCCTGACGACGGCAACCGCGAGCCACGTGCTCCTCATCAACGGCGCCACAGCCAGGAACGTCATCTGGCTGATCGGCAGTTCAGCCACTCTGGGCACCGGCACCGACTTTGCAGGAAGGGTCCTGGCCCAGACCTCGATCACCGTGACCACCGGCGTGACGGTCAACGGCCAGGTCCTGGCCATCGACGGCTCTGTCACTCTGGACACCAATACCGTCACTCGCCCGTGGTGA
- a CDS encoding HNH endonuclease, producing the protein MSFELPARFWSKTREEDRGYETPCLIWTRATQKPGYGKFSWQGESVLAHRLAYEAVHGEIPDEIDGQRAVIDHRCRVHPCVNVGHLEVVTNGANVLRGETVVAANASKTHCSNGHEFTPENTARNSRGNRTCVTCVNANHEAWNEERRGGRPPSSTHCRNGHRFTAENTGRDSNGWRVCIACRDKRRARRARKH; encoded by the coding sequence ATGTCGTTCGAACTGCCCGCCCGGTTCTGGTCCAAGACCCGCGAGGAGGACCGCGGCTACGAGACCCCTTGCCTGATCTGGACGCGCGCCACCCAGAAGCCGGGCTACGGCAAGTTCAGCTGGCAAGGCGAGTCGGTCCTCGCCCATCGCCTGGCCTACGAGGCCGTTCACGGTGAGATCCCCGACGAGATCGACGGACAGCGAGCCGTCATCGACCACAGGTGCCGGGTCCACCCGTGCGTGAACGTCGGCCACCTGGAGGTCGTGACCAACGGCGCGAACGTCCTGCGCGGCGAGACGGTCGTGGCCGCCAATGCCAGCAAGACCCACTGCTCCAACGGTCACGAGTTCACCCCGGAGAACACCGCCCGCAACAGCCGAGGCAATCGCACCTGCGTCACCTGCGTGAACGCCAACCACGAGGCGTGGAACGAGGAGCGGCGCGGCGGTCGGCCCCCGTCCAGCACGCACTGCCGTAACGGACACAGGTTCACCGCCGAGAACACCGGCCGCGACAGCAACGGGTGGCGCGTCTGCATCGCCTGCCGCGATAAGCGCCGGGCCCGCCGCGCCCGCAAGCACTGA
- a CDS encoding major capsid protein: MAEFELPEDIRSLNDDELAETLDQARAAFAQLSAENTIDDQGMTRMRALATGVQDIRQEQANRLQAAQQAATEIEQLAAQVRGDDPAAEPVEEPPAEPTAAADPEPEPLVEAPAQPATATASLVARPALNLSNVRRHQPRVLPEPPAPTTSVTAAVDVPGYTPGSPLGFGEITAGIISRANALKTAGGGVGQVISYRHPYPEDLIVTDSSSAPEGTNVALRASDQNRLPQGNLVASGGWCAPSETVYELTSVSCPDMLWDAPEIQLARGGLRYYKTPSLDVAAMTWLHTEADDISGATKPCFRIPCPDPVEVRCDAVGVCLEAGILTQRHFPELVSWYLRNSMVAHEIRLRQVLFAQAIASATPVTLPATFGALSPVFAAVALQAADMIERHSFCDSISLEVVFPWWSRNLFLAGSSPTRRASNVSQPLAQALEGRTGAGCEGCTGAGCAAPAIRDPSDDRAAVRRSVRWPRVRIVRR; the protein is encoded by the coding sequence ATGGCCGAGTTTGAGCTTCCCGAGGACATTCGATCCCTCAATGACGACGAGCTTGCCGAGACTCTCGACCAGGCTCGTGCCGCGTTCGCTCAGCTTTCCGCAGAGAACACGATCGACGATCAGGGCATGACGCGGATGCGCGCCCTGGCCACCGGCGTCCAGGACATTCGGCAGGAGCAGGCCAACCGCCTCCAGGCGGCGCAGCAGGCCGCCACCGAGATCGAGCAGCTCGCCGCCCAGGTACGTGGCGATGACCCCGCTGCCGAGCCGGTCGAGGAGCCCCCGGCAGAGCCGACCGCGGCCGCCGACCCGGAGCCCGAGCCCCTGGTCGAGGCACCGGCGCAGCCGGCCACCGCCACCGCCTCTCTGGTCGCCCGGCCGGCCCTGAACCTGTCCAACGTGCGTCGGCACCAGCCGCGCGTCCTGCCCGAGCCGCCCGCACCGACCACGTCCGTCACCGCGGCGGTCGACGTGCCCGGCTACACCCCGGGCAGCCCGCTAGGCTTCGGTGAGATCACCGCGGGCATCATCAGCCGCGCCAACGCCCTCAAGACGGCCGGCGGCGGTGTCGGCCAGGTGATCAGCTACCGGCACCCGTACCCCGAGGACCTCATCGTCACGGACTCCTCGAGTGCACCCGAGGGCACGAACGTAGCGTTGCGGGCGTCGGACCAGAACCGCCTGCCGCAGGGCAACCTCGTTGCCTCCGGCGGCTGGTGCGCCCCCTCCGAGACGGTCTACGAGCTCACGTCCGTGTCCTGCCCGGACATGCTGTGGGACGCCCCCGAGATTCAGCTGGCGCGCGGCGGTCTGCGCTACTACAAGACGCCGTCCCTGGACGTCGCGGCGATGACATGGCTCCACACCGAAGCCGACGACATCTCCGGTGCCACGAAGCCGTGCTTCCGGATCCCCTGCCCGGACCCGGTCGAGGTCCGCTGCGACGCGGTCGGCGTCTGCCTCGAAGCAGGCATCCTGACCCAGCGACACTTCCCCGAGCTCGTCTCCTGGTACCTGCGCAACTCCATGGTCGCCCACGAAATCCGGCTCCGACAGGTCCTGTTCGCCCAAGCCATCGCGTCGGCCACCCCGGTCACCCTGCCCGCGACGTTCGGTGCGCTCTCCCCGGTGTTCGCCGCCGTCGCCCTCCAGGCCGCCGACATGATCGAGCGCCACAGCTTCTGTGACTCGATCTCGCTGGAAGTCGTCTTCCCCTGGTGGTCGCGCAACCTCTTCCTCGCCGGCTCGTCGCCCACCAGGAGGGCGTCGAATGTCTCGCAGCCGCTCGCGCAGGCCCTCGAAGGGCGCACAGGTGCAGGCTGCGAAGGGTGCACAGGCGCAGGCTGCGCAGCGCCCGCGATTCGCGACCCCAGCGACGACAGGGCCGCAGTTCGTCGCTCAGTTCGATGGCCACGGGTCCGGATAGTACGGCGCTGA